In Lolium perenne isolate Kyuss_39 chromosome 5, Kyuss_2.0, whole genome shotgun sequence, the sequence ggcctcgacgggacagccatggtgggcggtggaacgcgcgggaaagtTCCCGCGCGCACCAAGGTTCCCGCGCGCGAAAAAACGCCATTGGCGCGTgctcgcgcccaagtttcccgccaggcctccagctataaaagacggcggcggtctcacacagaccgcatcaccgtcctctccccctccaccttctccggcgccatgccgcgcaccctgcaggccacgcgggccaagctctccctcgccgcccgggccaggttcccgcggacggaggaggaggagcgcgcggactcgcggtgggtcgccgacgacgaggcgctccgcgtcgctgcgaggcggcggcgaagaaggcagggacgcgagatggtggaggcggccgcggacggcCGGCACGAGACCACGGACGGCcggtacgaggccgcggaggagcccgtcgacgaggaggacctcgcgctggcgaacatcaacgctgccatcgaggagcgtctcgccgacctcacgcgcgtgacgaaggagcacgaggccacctgcccggccggccgccgccgattaggcgacctcctcggccagaagaacgagccgctcgctatgcgagcagcccgtcacctcatccagatgcccttgcccgagcggcgcgcccgggaggCCGCTTcgtcggcggagcgcggccggcaagagcgcatgcgccgACGGCAGGAGAACCACGAGGCCTGTGCCGCCGGCCGCGTCCGCGTCCGCTCGGAGGCGCGCACCGCTGTGGAACGCGCGGCCCTGCAGGAGCTGGAGCTATGCGAGAAGCGGATGGTGCCGCagcaggaggcggagcgcgagcgcgccgGAGGCGCGCggacggaaaggaggaggatgaaggcctccgcccgccgccaccgccgcgccaCTCAGCTcgtaagctggagtggaatcctcacgcgtacaggccgctCGCGTCGAATAaaatccacggccccgacggcgagcCGGCGATGAGTCGCCGGTgaggccgccggccccgtacgtattAGGATAGAAGTAATAGCTAATAAAAATTGTAATAGGTACTTTTTAATGAAAAAAAATGTTTATgcctatgacacgcgggccaggggcggacaaggggcggacgcgagcgaccagccttttGCATCCGCGACCACGCAACCCAGTCCAAATTTAAACCGGATTTGCGtctttccggacgccgcggccatccgttttagggatcggTCCGCACGCTGGCCGGTTTTTTGTCCGGCTGGACCCATCCGAACGCGTGGGCGTGGGATGGGTCGCCGCGTAGAAAATACCCTTAGGGTCAGCTCGTATTGAATCACTGCTCATCTGCCCTCGGCGCAGCAGCCGGCCGACGCCGTGGCACCGTCAGATGGGCGGCGGACGGCGGCGATCTCCCCGGCGGTGGGTCCGTACGACGGGCCCAGCATCGGTCGCCGCGCTTTGACCGTGCTGCGACCGGACATTGACAACCTCAGGCGGGTACGCGAAGCGGTCTGACGACGAGATTGAATGCACGTACGGGGTTCGTTGGGAGCTCGTCGCTGGCCGGAGCTGTCAGAGAGAGACACACACACGCAAACACCGCCGAACGTTCAGCATGGGTCATCGTCTTGGACTACGTCCGTCCGTGTGTTGCTCGCTCACGTCCTGGAAATGTGAGGTGGGGGGTTACTCGACAGAGATTGTGCTGCGACATCACATGGCTCCCTAACTGCGCCCTACTTAACTATGGCGCCACGCGTGCACGGCCCTGAGGGTGCGATCAGGactcgatgacgatgatgatgatgattatgcTACTAGGTCGTACACAAAACCGCAGCACGTCTTGTGCTCGGTGGACGGGACACTATCACAGCATGACCGACATTCACGACCGGAGCTAGCTGCTAGCTGCGAGATGCCTAACCAGTAACCAACTATTCCCTGTCCACGGCCACCACGTCATGACGTCAATTCAATTCACGTGGAAGACTTGGATAGGATCAGGTCTTAGATAGGATCTATGAGAACAATTTTTTTTGTAAagacaaaacatgttcaaaaaatctgaaaaaaaatcaGAACACACATCTATGTTATATATGCAACGCCAAAAATTTACAACTTCAAATTCGACATACATTTGGAGAGACAAAAAAGATAAAAAATTCACTGGCGCTGTGACGCTACATGCACGGCAACAAGAGACTACTCACCCTAGCAACTAATTGTTCTTCGTAAAGAAAAAAGAAACCAATGAAGGGTATCATTCCTTGGACAACATTTCTTCTTTCTAATAAAATACGTTCCAAAAAACAGAAATTTAATTTGGCATATGGGAGCATATCCTCCTGGCTAACGGAAAAAACATTTTGAAATGTTGAAAaacagaaattcaattcggcacatGGAAGCATATGCTTCTGCTACCGGAAAATTTGTTTTCGAAATGTTAAaaaaaattgaatgaaaattccACGCTCACGTATCGACATTCTATGTGGGCACATCAAGTTTTGCGAGAAACCAACATTTTTGTGACTTGTGTATAAAAAGAGAAAAAACCGTCAAGTAGACAAAAAAAATTTACACCAAAATTCGTCTTTTTTACAAACGACACTAAAAATGTCGGTTTACCGTGGAAATCACTTTGTGAGCGTGTAGAATTTGGCGATCTACCCATTAAATTTTATGTTCGAATTTTTCAAGTTTTTGAAAGTGTATTTAAAACAAAATTTAAAAACCATGAGCATATACTCCTGGGTGCCAAAACACCATTCCCCTGAAAAAACATACTCCCACTCGTTCAAAATAACTGCCTAAGAACCAAACAAAGTATTATATTTCAATGAAGAAACGTCAAGAGCGTCCGGTACATCGCCATTAAAGGCTACAACTCCACACACCTCACCAACCAATAGAGGCTTACATCAAACCCTGAATCATTGACATGATGCCTTGCCCAACCTCCTTCCGAGGATGGTCAGGAGATGGCGCACAAACATACAACACCAAGTCATGGTTAAAGCAAGACACCACCATAGGACAACAACAAGTTCTAAGGCAACTCGAACCAACACACCTTTCTTCCATGAGCTTAACAGGTGGAGAGTAGAAGGAGGGATCCATCAGAGGTGATGTATCTGCCATGCCGTACATTGCACCGCAGAAGCCCACACCTTGGGCATCAGCCATCATCGGCAGCGCATCACACCGCCCCGAAACATCTTCCATTGCCACATCGACCTCTCCGCCGATAACAAGACAACATCCTCAATAAGAGAAGGACGTTCTTGCGTCACTACTGCCTGGTCCGCTGAACCTGACCTAGGGTTTCCCTTGGCATGGTTGGAACCAAGACCACACATCTAGGAAGTAAGCAAAACCTGCGGGCGTCGTCGTGCTCCGCATCAGAAAAATGTCGAGCAAGGGTTTTACCCCGGTCCTTCACCGTGTCCCCATGATGCCAGAGCCGGCTGACTGGAAAGGAGGGACGAGGCTAGGGTGCCGGATTGATCCACCACTAGATAGTAAAGAAGCAGCATCGGTCTCACCGTCGAAGAAGAAGGGCGCCGGTCACCACTAGACTAGCCATCAACCAACATGGTCTCGGGGGAGAAGGGCCCCCATGCCAGTCAACCACCACAACTCTCGCGCCCGGCACACCGGAGCTAGAGATCCATGAGTCGTCGTGCCCGAAGTCATAGCCCGCACAAGCCCATATCAGGCCCTACTGCCATGCGCAACCATGGGCACGGGAGCTCACCACGTGATGCATCCTCCACCATGTGCCCTCCATACTGCCTCCACGCGCCCTCCCTACGCCGCCACACGTCGTCACCTAGGCCAACGACCCTCACGACGAGGAGTATCGGGACAGAGACCTTGCCGCTGTCGACGGCGGGCTTTGCTCGGCCGTGTCCTCCGATGGAGGCGGGAGAGAGAAGGGGAGGGGCAAGCCCCTGGTGCCACCCGAGGGTGAAGTCGACAAAAAGGTCGAGTAACTCTGAAAACGAATGAGTGTCTAGGAGGAACTAGGAACTTAAGTGATATTTTGACTCTTCGGTGcacatgctccctttattttgaaatgcatctttgatacaatttgaaatttcaaaaaaatcagatAAAAATTCATTTGAACATCTTCACACGCTACGTGCGCACGAAGTCGTTCCATGAAAAACGACCTGTCATTTGGGCTGTGTAAAAAATGAAATTTGGGGCTAAAAATAAGCCTTGTtgtgtcgaccacaaaaaatattgggtTTTCACGAAATATGTCTTTTGGATGGAAGGAGTATATGCACCTAAAAGCAAATGTTGGATTTTCACGAAATATGTCTTTTGGGTGGAGGGAGCACCTAAAAGCAAATATTGGGTTTTCACTAAATGTCTTTTGGATGGAGGAAGCATGTGCACCTAAAACTCAAATTGAATTTCTGATAAACTAAGGATGTGAGATCCGAACCCAGACGGGTAGACGACCTCACCACCACCGGTGGTGCTAGCCAGTAAGTGACTTCTCTGCTCGACGACTCTTAAGTTTTGGTTGCATTTCAACGAACTACTTTCGAGCGGCTATGAATTTATATatttttccaaattttcttaCCACTTATATTTTAAATTAATGGATGTTTTCTATTTTTTGAACAAATCTTGGATGAAAGTTAGACATATGAAAACTCCCAAATGCTTGGGCGGAATGAGGTCCATGTCCATCGCACACCACCGGAAAGTACATATTATACAAAATATTGAAATCGACTACAACGTGAGATTTGGTTTCTTTGACACAACTTACCCACAAAGTTATGATTTTCAAATAAGTTTATTTTGATTGTGATGTCGTGAAACCCTCAGCTCCGGTAGTTACAGTTTTGTGGTACTTACTTTTGTCATCCACGCATGTGTTCCAACATCGTGCTTGTCTCATAAATCATCATAGACGAACCTAGCATCCCTTTTGATCGGGCAGCCGCCTAGCCTTCCGGCCGGTCGGCAAGCCTATTTTTATCCAATTTTATATGTATTTGATAAACATTTAACACACTAAGTCTGTTTGCCCAGACTTTGGTATTTTGTTGGGTCCGCCTATGTCGATCATACATACTAGTACATCCGTTTTAATGAATAAGATATTTTTTAAAGTCAAGCAAACATTTATAAGAATCTATCAACACATACTGATAGATATGATATGAAAACTTATTTTTATGATGTATTTAATAATAttaatttgtattttgcatgctAATATTTTTTTAATAAAACTTGGTTAAACCTTACATAGTTTAACTTTTTAAAAATAGAAATATAAGTCTTTGTTCATTGAAACTAGATGGAGTATTTTTCTAGTGGTACACCAAACAGTCACACCAGATAGGCAGGGAGAGTTGTCAGCTGCTTGTAGAATTTACGACCACACGTGCATGCACATGTATGTGTATACCGCATGTTTCTCTAAttattgtttatttaattttgtgTCACGATGAATTTTCCAAATGAATCTATCAAAACATGTTTATGGATTTCCATATTAGTTGTTGCTTGATATAACAAATATGCAAGATTTTGCCCACTATCTAATCTTTCTGAAAAGTGAATCTGATTTTGAGAGAATTTTGCAACATATATATATAAACAATTGATGTCTGCACGTAAACTTGAGACTATAGGCTAGCAAGAGGGAGTTCAACACCTACGTAGTACGGTACATACTAGTACATAGGGAGACATTTAAACAGCTAGGCAACAGGCTCAGTCGGATGaggcaccaacaccaacaccaatgaCAAAACTGTCACCTAAAAACAAGGAACAGCAAACGAATGAGGAGCTACACTACACTACACTAGTATTCATGCTCTACTTGCTTCTCCTTTGAGTGAAGAAGAACGCCTGCCCTCTTGAATGCACCGATAAATCTATCCAGATGCAAAAGAAAATGGGCATGGCATGGCCACTCTAGCCAGAATAAGTCATCACATGGTGGCCTCCATCGTGTAATAAATCCTCACATTAATTCTTAATTTCAGAAATATATATTACTCCTAATAAAATGTTTTATGGCATTTGACAAACAACTCCCAACTAGACATATGCCATTCCAGGTCATATCATTCGTACAGTATACCAATTTTATCATTTCGATTTGCTATTTAAGAAGCACGCATCCTCACACTCTTCTCCCCCACCCACCCATCCAAACAACACAACACAAACCAGCTCCCAGCAAGCAAGCAAGctcgtgtgcgtgcgtgtgtgcgCGGGTAACTGAGCTCGCTCCCTCAAAGAAGCTCCGGCACACAAGCTCGCTCCGACGATGCCGATGATCATCCCGGCCGAGGTCCGCGCCAAGGCGGAGATCTACACGGGCGACGCGGCGGGGCAGGAGAAGACGCGGCTGATGCTGGCGGAGACGGAGCTCCCCAGCGGGCTCCTCCCGCTCAAGGACATCATCGAGTGCGGGTACGTGGAGGAGACGGGGTTCGTGTGGCTGAAGCAGAAGAAGAAGGTGGACCACTACTTCGCCAAGGCCGGGCGCTACGTCTCGTACGGCGCCGAGGTGTCGGCCATCGCCGAGAAGGGCCGGCTGAAGAAGATCACGGGGGTCAAGGCCAAGGAGATGCTCATCTGGATCACCCTCAACGAGATCTGCGTCGACGACCCGCCCACCGGCAAGCTCCACTGCAAGGCCATCGGCGGCCTCTCCCGCAGCTTCGCCGTCGAGGCCTTCGAGGCCGACGTCCCCCTCCCCGTGCCCGTCACCGGGCGTCTCAAGAAGAAGACGGAGGCGGAGAGCAAGGACGGCAAgaaagaggaggaggacgcggcgacggaggaggcgccagaggaggagaagaagaagacgaaggatgCTGCCGTGGCCCCCGCCGTCGTCGAGGAGATCGACCTGAAGATGAAGGAGATGAACAAGGAAGCGCCGGTGCAGGCGGAGGCGGTTGCGGCGAAGAACTAGTCGGCGACGGCGACGCTACTGCAGGCGCGCGGTTATAAGAACCTGGCGGAGCTTATAGGCTGATCGTGTTTGTATCTTTTAGGGGCGGGTTCTTCTTTCCCGCCTTGTCTTTTTTCTTTTGTGGCTTTTGTCACCCCCTGTTTGCTTCTCCTTTATTAATATAAGGCAAAAGATTTTTttgcccgtttcaaaaaaaaaaagaaactaaaaatctgTTTCGTAATAACGCATTGCATTTGCATGTGTCTGTCCACCATCCGTCCGCATATGTATCACACCTGAGCTCTGGTCAGTTCAACCACGATGTAATTTTTATCTTCTTTTATCTTGTTTATTATTACATATCCAATTAAGGAGATGAAATTGAATGGATGCCACTAGAGCTGCTGCTGCCCGATCGACCGTCCGTACTGCCTTCTTAAATTTGATGATCTGTTAACTTTACTTGAGGTGGCAGGAAGCAAGCAAATGCCTGCGTGAATAAATTGAGGGGAGCTGTAGTGGTCACCTCGGCTCTTCTCCACCGTTCTTCTTCTTCTGGATGAGCATTGAAATCCATGTGTTCCTCTTCAATTTTGCGGGACCTTTAATGGATTCTGCCACCTTCAGCTGCAGTGCCCTCCGAGCTGCTTTGCCACTGTGAACACCGCTGTTTGTAGGTACAGCTGAAGACAGAGACTGAGGAAATTACCGTTGAGTTCACGGTTATTGCAGAAGATGCCCTTTGGTCACGGCTCAGGTTTTTATGCGTGCCCGTATGTACGTCCGAGTGACGCATGCAACTAAGTTCCGTAACAATCCATGGATCACCTAGCGATAATATATCATCAACTCAACCTTaacagtagtagaaaataataaaTTACAAATAATTAAGCTATTAGATCACCTAGCTATGACTACGAGCACCCGCGAGCCGAAGGCGGGCACCGCTGTTCTCATCCCTCAATCACTAGAGCCAGATAAATCTTATCGAAGTAGAGCTTGTTATACTAGAAAACAACAACACTAAGTTACTCAGGAAAATTGATTTTATTGGAAGCAAACCAACTACCCCACGGTAGTCTGTTCTACTATTTTTTAATAAGGCGAAGGCCCCAAAGGGCCTACAAACTGCATTAATCTTCAGCGGTGGGCTTGTAGTTTACAACGAGGACCATAAAGAAAACATAAGTTACAACATAGTCCCCCAACTTTACATACATGACCTTGAAACGGAAAAGAAAAAACGACTAGTTCCATCGAAAACGAACTTGAGCTTAGGAGCACGGGCGTCGACACCACTGCCGGGGACTAGGCCACTTGGGATGATGTAGACGGGACTCCCCGCATCGAAGCTGGTGAAGGGCCTCTCATATAGCACGCTAACCGGGAGGTTGAGAGTGAGATGGCACCAGGCAGTATCCGACACCAGAGGTCAGAGCAGCCTCCGTTCGTCCATAGAAGTCAAAGCCATGTCAGCATTTGGTTGACGTAGGGCCACCGAGGATGGGCTCTACAAGACCATCATGGCATCCATGTCTTCCAACTCTAGAGATCGGCAAAGGGAACTTGCACGTCGTTGTTTCTCATCTTCTCCATCACCTCGATATCCTGGGCAAGGAATAGCGACCACATCGCCTCGATCTAAGGAGGACAAACAAAGCTTTATAGAAGGGGTATAGCAGCAGCACCGCAGCCTGCCTTCGGCTCCTTCCACGAGGTCCCCAACGACATCGCGCCAGTCGCCATTGGGGGAAAACACCAAATCTTCCCTACACTAGCTACTACTGTACATGGGAGGGTCCCTCACCCAATCTCAACGACGGGGCGTCAGAGAGGATGGGGAGGGGCATGTCGacccgagagagagagagagagagagagagagagagagagagagagagagagagagagagagagagagagagaggagagagaggaagGAAGGGAGGaagggggagggagggagggagggagagagagagagagaggccggTGAGCGAAAAGGTGAGGAGAAGAAGCGGAAAGTGAGAGTAGTCTATTCTACATCACATGAAGATGGAAAAGAAAATCCTGACGTCTTTAGTCGACTGCATTTGCTTATGTCCTCTTTGTTTCGGTTTGTTGTGGGTGGTTGTTCTGTTTTGCAACAAAAACAATCATTTTAAGTTTTAGTCTTTGACAACTTGGTTGGCTATCTAGTTGTGAACTGGAATATTGTCGGAAATACCCTAAGAGTCATGAGAACCTTTATATGTAACAAATAGCATATGGACTCAATGACTCATAAAGAACATATGAGAATCCATCAAAAGTTGCTCTAGCATTGAACAATGTGTTGGCTATGTTATCATGTGTTCAGTTCATGCTTCTCGTGTGTTGTCTGTTAGGCCAAtatacttgttgtattaccagggggccaaaggccacaatatatagtacatgtacaggtgcacatatgcagaaagccccctaacatatggggaaactacaatagacagatatatacgtctaacaccccccctcaaactcatggtggatccacaacactgagtttggagagtaagaaatcatgctgcgctcgagtctgtgccttcgtaaagaaatccgccaactgcaaatctgaaggcacataatgaaccgcaacaacatcatcctgtacctgtgcacgtgtgtaaaaagcatcaacaccaatatgcttggtcagctcatgcttgaccggatcacgtgcaatactgatagcacctgtactgtcagaaaAAAGTGGAGTGggggtcgtaacagagaccccaaaatctgcaagcaaccaccgtaaccaagtcacctcagcaatcaacaaagccatagcccgcaactcagcctcaacactcgaacgggaaactgcaacctgtttcttcgtcttccaagcaacaagcgaaccaccaagaaacacacagtaagcag encodes:
- the LOC127299247 gene encoding uncharacterized protein, yielding MPMIIPAEVRAKAEIYTGDAAGQEKTRLMLAETELPSGLLPLKDIIECGYVEETGFVWLKQKKKVDHYFAKAGRYVSYGAEVSAIAEKGRLKKITGVKAKEMLIWITLNEICVDDPPTGKLHCKAIGGLSRSFAVEAFEADVPLPVPVTGRLKKKTEAESKDGKKEEEDAATEEAPEEEKKKTKDAAVAPAVVEEIDLKMKEMNKEAPVQAEAVAAKN